AGCACGCAACGCCTGCCGGCTTGCCACGCACCCGGTTTAGCCACACATCCCGTTTCGCTCGCCACTACTCGGGGAATCGCTATTGCTTTCTCTTCCTGCGGGTACTGAGATGTTTCACTTTCCCGCGTTCCCTCCCACTGCCCTATACATTCAGACAGCGGTGACCGGACATCACTCCGGCCGGGTTTCCCCATTCGGACACCCTCGGATCACAGCTCGGTTGACAGCTCCCCGAGGCTTATCGCAGCCTCCCACGTCCTTCATCGGCTCCTGATGCCGAGGCATCCACCGTGCGCCCTTACACACTTACACACCAAGTATCAAGATGCTCGCATCCACTATACAGTTCTCAAACAACAACCACCACGGCAACACACCCACCACCACCCCAACCAGGGGCAGCACCAGCGGCATGTTCCCTCAGAACCCAACAGTGCACCGACACCGAGACCACCCAGGCCCCAGCAGCATTCCATGTTCGACGTTTCCACACTCTCGGACAGCACCACCCGGTGCGCACCACATCCGGGCACACCCACCAGGCAGCACCCACACCCGGCCACCACCCTGCCCACACCGGGACAGGACACGCCGGCATGTGCGAGTACCAGTGCTCCTTAGAAAGGAGGTGATCCAGCCGCACCTTCCGGTACGGCTACCTTGTTACGACTTCGTCCCAATCGCCGGTCCCACCTTCGACCACTCCCCCCGGCAAACCGGTTGGGCCATGAGCTTCGGGCGTTACCGACTTTCGTGACGTGACGGGCGGTGTGTACAAGGCCCGGGAACGTATTCACCGCAGCACTGCTGATCTGCGATTACTAGCGACTCCGACTTCACAGGGTCGAGTTGCAGACCCCGATCCGAACTGAGACCGGCTTTAAGAGATTCGCTGCCCCTCACGGGTTGGCCACCCTCTGTACCGGCCATTGTAGCATGTGTGAAGCCCTGGGCATAAGGGGCATGATGACTTGACGTCATCCCCACCTTCCTCCGAGTTGACCCCGGCAGTCTCCCGCGAGTCCCCAACCGCATTGCTGGCAACACAGGACAAGGGTTGCGCTCGTTGCGGGACTTAACCCAACATCTCACGACACGAGCTGACGACAGCCATGCACCACCTGTGCACCGGCCCCAAAAAGGGAAACCCTGTCTCCAGAGCGATCCAGGCATGTCAAACCCAGGTAAGGTTCTTCGCGTTGCATCGAATTAATCCACATGCTCCGCCGCTTGTGCGGGCCCCCGTCAATTCCTTTGAGTTTTAGCCTTGCGGCCGTACTCCCCAGGCGGGGCGCTTAATGCGTTAGCTACGGCACGGACACCGTGGAAACAGTCCCCACACCTAGCGCCCAACGTTTACGGCGTGGACTACCAGGGTATCTAATCCTGTTCGCTCCCCACGCTTTCGCTCCTCAGCGTCAGTATCGGCCCAGAGACCCGCCTTCGCCACCGGTGTTCCTCCTGATATCTGCGCATTTCACCGCTACACCAGGAATTCCAGTCTCCCCTACCGAACTCAAGTCTGCCCGTATCGACCGCACGCCTGCCGTTAAGCAACAGGTTTTCACGGCCGACGCGACAAACCGCCTACGAGCTCTTTACGCCCAATAAATCCGGACAACGCTTGCGCCCTACGTATTACCGCGGCTGCTGGCACGTAGTTAGCCGGCGCTTCTTCTGCCCCTACCGTCACCTTCGTCGGGACCGAAAGAGGTTTACAACCCGAAGGCCGTCCTCCCCCACGCGGCGTTGCTGCGTCAGGCTTTCGCCCATTGCGCAAGATTCCCCACTGCAGCCTCCCGTAGGAGTCTGGGCCGTATCTCAGTCCCAGTGTGGCCGGTCACCCTCTCAGGCCGGCTACCCGTCGTCGCCATGGTACGCCGTTACCGCACCATCCAGCTGATAGGCCGCGGGCTCATCCCGTACCGCCGGAGCTTTCCACACACCACCATGCGATGACATGTCCTATCCGGTATTAGACCCCGTTTCCAAGGCTTATCCCCAAGTACAGGGCAGATTGCCCACGTGTTACTCACCCGTCCGCCACTCATCCACCCCTGCGAACAAGAGCTTCAGCGTTCGACTTGCATGTGTTAAGCACGCCGCCAGCGTTCGTCCTGAGCCAGGATCAAACTCTCCAACAAAGGATCATTCAACAACCCCAGCAGAAACACACCCCACAACAGGGCATGCCCCAAAAAAACAAAACCGAAAAAACGGTCCGCATCAAACACAAAACCATCGGCACACTGTTGAGTTCTCAAAGAACACACCCACCACACGGCAGGCCCGCAATAACCGCTTGCTGCACCGAAAACCCTAGCAAACCCACCAGCAACCCACCCAAAGGGGGGTCACCCGAACCGGCCCACCGAGCTCTCACCACGCCACATTCCCACACCGGAAACCCAGCACCGCAACAACACGCTCACCGCATATTAACCTTGCTCCGCTGAAACAGCCCAACCAAACCGGAAACCAATCCCGCCGGACCGCCATTCACCGTAACAAACACCCGAAACCACCCAAAAACCCAGGAAGCAACCGGCCACCAACACCCGACCCGACTCACACCGGCTCGTTCCGTGCTGACAAGAAATAATTTACGCGCCGACGCACACGGAGTCAAATCGACCCGTACCACCAGCGGAAAAACGGAACCCGCAGGTCAGACGCCTTTCCGAAGCTGCTCCGAGTTTAATGGAACACCCGAACACCCGCAGTGTGGCGTTTGCCACGACGAACAACGAGCCAGCGGCCGTGCAACAGGTCCTCTTTGGAGGGCGACCAGGTGTCATCAGTGATTTTACCGTTGTTGACGTAGGCTCCGCCCTCACTGACCGTGCGACGTGCCGCTGCCCTGCCGGTGACAAGACCGGTTGCCACCAGCAGATCCACGATCGTCGGCTCGTCGGCGAGTCGAACCTCACCGGTCGGTGCCTCGGCCATGGCGGCGTCCAGTGTTGCCTCGTCGAGCTCGCGGAGCTCTCCGCGCCCGAACAGTGCCTGACTCGCGGCAACCACCTGCCGTGTCGCATGGGCACCATGCACCATCGTCGTGAGTTCCTCCGCCAGTTTGCGCTGTCCCGCGCGCAACTGAGGGCGTTCGGCAGTCGTGCTCTCCAACTCCTCGATCTCGTCACGTCCGAGGAAGGTGAACAGGCGCAGGTACTTGCCGACATCGGCGTCATTGGCATTGACGAAGTACTGGTACCAGGCATACGGCGAGGTCATCTGGGGATCGAGCCAGATGTTGCCGCCCCCGGTTGACTTGCCGAACTTGCGTCCCTCGGAATCGGTGACCAACGGCAAGGTCAACGCGTGGCCGGTAACCCCCTCCTGCCTGCGCAGCAAGTCGACACCGGCGACGATGTTGCCCCACTGGTCCGACCCTCCGAGCTGCAGCCGGGTGCCGTGGCGCCGGTGGAGCTGAACGAAGTCGTTGGCCTGCAGCAACATGTAACTGAACTCGGTGTAGGACATGCCGTCGCTTTCCAGACGCCGCTTGACGGTGTCCCTGGCCAACATCGTGTTCAGCGAGAAATGCTTGCCGACATCCCGGAGGAACGCGGTCACCGACAGGTTCGCTGTCCAGTCCGTGTTGTTCTCCAGCACGGCCCCGGTCGGCGAATCGTCGAAGTCGACGAACCGTTCGAGCTGCCCCCGAATACCCTCGGTCCACTCCCGCACCGTGGCCTCGTCATGCAGGTTGCGCTCACCGACATCGCGGGGATCACCGATCAGTCCGGTCGCCCCACCGGCGAGCACGACCGGACGATGCCCTGCGAGCTGGAACCGTCGCAGGGTCAGCAGGGGAACCAGATGTCCTGCATGCAGACTCGGCGCGGTCGGATCGAAACCCGCATAGAGAGTGAGCGGCCCGGCATCCAGATCACGACGCAGTGCGTCGGCATCGGTGGACTGCGCGATCAGGCCGCGCCAGGACAGCTCGTCAAGGATGTGCTCGCTCACGCACTCAGTTTCGCGCACGGCCACAGCCGCCGTTACGCCCGGTCCCGGGTACGGCGGCGCCCTCCCCTGCGATAAGTGCTCACCGCGGGTGAACCGTCCACCCAGGAACGCCAGGGAAGGTCCTCGGCACTGGCAACACCCACACGGGGACCGGTACGTACATCGTCCTCGTCGACGGGCGTTCCGGTGAATAACCGCACCGGTGAGTCCGGGGCGGTGAGATCGATCCCGTTGTGCTCCCTGGTGATCCCCAGCACACTCGTCAGCCGAGCCGGGCCGGTGGCCAGGTGAGTGTCCTTGCGCACAGCGGGGCGACGCTGCCGTGCCAGTTCCCCACCGGAGAGAACCTCGCCCGCGCGCAACAGCACCGCGCCGGGTACGCCATCGGTCAGACACACGACGTTGATGCAGAAGTGCATGCCGTAGATGAAGTACACGTAGAGATGCCCCGCGGGACCGAACATGACGGCGTTGCGTGCTGTGCGACCGCGATAGCAGTGCGAGGCCGGATCGTCGCCACCGCGATACGCTTCCACCTCGACGATCCGGATTCCCACGTCACCGTGGGGTCCACTCGACCACAGCTCGCTTCCGAGCAGGTACCGGGCCACCCGCAACGGGTCCTGAGCGAGTTCCTCGCGAGCAACCTGTGTCACGGGCGACACCGTACTTGTTGTACTCGTTTCGGGATGTTGCATCACCGCTCCGCGAGCCATTGGCGATGTTCGGCCACCATCGTCGTGACGCGCCGGCTCTGTTCGGCGACACGATCGGGTGCGGTGCCACCGTGAGCGTCACGCGAGGCGATCGAGCCCGACACGGTCAGTACTTCACGGACCTGGGGGGTGAGTGCGGGGTGCACGGAGGCGAGTTCCTCGTCGGTGAGCTCCTCCAAACCAACCCCTCGCACCTCGGCCACGCGGACACACTCCCCCGAAGCCTCGTGCGCAACGCGGAAGGCAACGCCTTGCCGAACCAACCACTCTGCGATGTCGGTGGCCAGTGTGAACCCGGCAGGGGCGAGCTGCGCCATTCGCTCGGTGTCGAAGGTGAGCGTGCCCAGCATCCCGGCCATCGCGGGCAGCAGCAGCTCCAATTGCTGCACCGAGTCGAAGACCGGTTCCTTGTCCTCCTGCAGGTCCCGGTTGTAGGCGAGAGGTTGTGCCTTGAGAGTGGTCAGGAGTCCGGTCAGGTTGCCGAGCAGCCGACCGGACTTGCCGCGGGCCAGTTCGGCCACGTCCGGATTCTTCTTCTGCGGCATGATCGAACTGCCCGTGGCCCATGCGTCGTCCAGCGTGATGTAGCCGAACTCGGCGGTGTTCCAGATGATCACCTCTTCGGCGACCCGGGACAGGTTCATCGCCAGCATCGCCAGGTCGAACGCGGACTCGGCGGCGAAATCCCGCGAGGAGGTGCCGTCGATGGAGTTGTCCACGGCGCCGTCGAAACCGAGT
This Haloactinomyces albus DNA region includes the following protein-coding sequences:
- the tyrS gene encoding tyrosine--tRNA ligase, whose protein sequence is MSEHILDELSWRGLIAQSTDADALRRDLDAGPLTLYAGFDPTAPSLHAGHLVPLLTLRRFQLAGHRPVVLAGGATGLIGDPRDVGERNLHDEATVREWTEGIRGQLERFVDFDDSPTGAVLENNTDWTANLSVTAFLRDVGKHFSLNTMLARDTVKRRLESDGMSYTEFSYMLLQANDFVQLHRRHGTRLQLGGSDQWGNIVAGVDLLRRQEGVTGHALTLPLVTDSEGRKFGKSTGGGNIWLDPQMTSPYAWYQYFVNANDADVGKYLRLFTFLGRDEIEELESTTAERPQLRAGQRKLAEELTTMVHGAHATRQVVAASQALFGRGELRELDEATLDAAMAEAPTGEVRLADEPTIVDLLVATGLVTGRAAARRTVSEGGAYVNNGKITDDTWSPSKEDLLHGRWLVVRRGKRHTAGVRVFH
- a CDS encoding DNA-3-methyladenine glycosylase; amino-acid sequence: MQHPETSTTSTVSPVTQVAREELAQDPLRVARYLLGSELWSSGPHGDVGIRIVEVEAYRGGDDPASHCYRGRTARNAVMFGPAGHLYVYFIYGMHFCINVVCLTDGVPGAVLLRAGEVLSGGELARQRRPAVRKDTHLATGPARLTSVLGITREHNGIDLTAPDSPVRLFTGTPVDEDDVRTGPRVGVASAEDLPWRSWVDGSPAVSTYRRGGRRRTRDRA
- the argH gene encoding argininosuccinate lyase codes for the protein MTQQGSEPSERGVPGNPAEPTKLWGGRFASGPAEAMAALSLSTHFDWCLAPYDIAGSRAHARVLHGAGLLTETELEHMLAGLDELAADVETGRFRPVVDDEDVHTALERGLLERVGQELGGKLRAGRSRNDQVATQFRMWLRDATRRVVAGVLDIVDALNAQAQAHPEAVLPGRTHLQHAQPVLLAHHLLAHCQALLRDVQRFRDWDARTAFSPYGSGALAGSSLGLDPQAVAAELGFDGAVDNSIDGTSSRDFAAESAFDLAMLAMNLSRVAEEVIIWNTAEFGYITLDDAWATGSSIMPQKKNPDVAELARGKSGRLLGNLTGLLTTLKAQPLAYNRDLQEDKEPVFDSVQQLELLLPAMAGMLGTLTFDTERMAQLAPAGFTLATDIAEWLVRQGVAFRVAHEASGECVRVAEVRGVGLEELTDEELASVHPALTPQVREVLTVSGSIASRDAHGGTAPDRVAEQSRRVTTMVAEHRQWLAER